CCGTCTGCCAGCTGAGCACGCTGACGCTTGCCATCCGTTTGCCTTTGCGCGTGACGTTAGCGCGCGCAAAAAGCGGTCCCTTCACACCGGGTCTGAGGTAATCGACGGTCAGGTTGATCGGCTTGGCCGGAACGTCGGCGAAATCGGGCTGTACCGCGATGGCGGCAGTGGCCTCCATAAAACTCGCGATTATGCCGCCATGGTAGTACTCCATGATCGGGTTACCGACATGGCGGTCATCAAAGGTCATTTCCGCCTCAGCATGGAGACTGTCTAGACTTCTGACCTCAAAGTTGAGAAATCGGAAGAACGGCACCCGGGATACATTGGCATTGACAGTTTGCACGTCCATCACGAAGTTTTTCCTTTTGTCATTGCGTCAAACAGGCTGGTTTCGCCGCGCGTCAATGCAAACGAGGCGGTTCCCCTGGCTATTTCAGCATCCTCATGGCCCGCGAACCAGACGCTGCCGGAATTGAAGGCGATGTGGCGGGTCTTGCGAAAACAATGCGCTTGAACGATGACATCCGCGCGTGAACGGGCCGGGCGCAGGTAATCAACTCTGAGGTCAAGAGTGGCCATGGTACTGACGCCTTCGATGGCAACAAAGTTCGCCAGTCCAAAGACACTGTCCAGAAGTGCCGTCAGGATACCACCGTGGAGCAGCGATTGTTCCGCATCGACGCAAAAGTCCGGATTGAACGGCATCCGAACCCGAACACCTTCCGTCGAGACCTCTTCGATCTCAAGCGCCATATGCGTTATCAGACCCTTGCCGCGCGCATTCCACATCTGCGCGATTTGCTCCATCTTCTTTTGGGTGATGTCTGACATGCGATCTTTCCTTTAACGCCCCGTGAAATTGGGTTTTCGTTTTTCGACGAACGCAGCAACCGCCTCGTGGTGGTCTTCGGTCTGATGCATGAGCGCCTGATAGGCCGCCGCGGAATTCAGGAAATCCGGCAGGTCCATCCGTTCGGCATTGCGCATCAGACGCTTGGCGACCCGCACCGCACGCGGCGGTTTCGCGGCGATGACAGCGGCCCGTTCGCGGGCACGTTCCATCAATTTTTCATGAGGCACAAGTTCAAGCACCATACCAAGCTCCAGCGCTTCCTTGGCCTCGACCATGCGCCCTGAGAAGGTCAGATCGGCGGCCTTCTGGTGGCCCAGACGACGCAACAGGAACCAGCTGCCCGCATCGCCCGGAATGATTCCGAGATTCAGAAACACCTCGCCGAACCTTGCTTTTTCCGACGCGATGCGCATGTCGCACATCATGGTCAGGTCGCACCCCGCGCCCACCGCCGGGCCGTTGACTGCGGCGATGGTCGGAATATCCATGTTGTAGAGCGCAAGCGGCAGCCGCTGCACCCCATCAACATAGCTCTGCGCCGCCGCCAGCGGCTCCTTGCGGAACACGCTGTCGGGATCGTTCATTTCCTTGATGTCGCCGCCGGCACAAAAGGCCGGGTCGGCGCCGGTCAGGATCATCACGCTGACCTGAGGATCGGCCTGCACCTTGGCGAAGGTCTTCAGAAGGGCAGCGATCATGTCGTTTCCGGTGACCGGGTTGCGCCGCTCGGGATCGTTCAGCGTAACCGTGGCGATCCTGTCGGAAATCTCCAGAAGGACGGGCTGTTTATTCATTCTTGCCATCTCCCCGTTCGCGTTTTTCGAACATCGCGGGGTTGATCATGTCCCGCGCGTCATGACCCATATGCAAGGTCTCACCGCCGTCTACATAAATGTCTTCTCCGGTGATGAAACCGCCAAGTTTCGAGGCCAGGAAAATGATCGTGCCTGCGATGTCCTCGGCCGCCCCCATCCGGTTTAGCACCGAGCGGTTCAGCTTTTTCCACTGTTCCGGCGGAATCGGATAGCGGCCAAGCGCATCGGTCTTGATCGTGCCCGGCGCGACACAGTTCAGCCGGATGCCGTACTCGCCCCATTCGGCGGCCAGCGTTTTCATCATGCCCGTCACACCGGCGCGGGCGGCGACGGTGTGTGTAAAG
This sequence is a window from Sulfitobacter alexandrii. Protein-coding genes within it:
- a CDS encoding enoyl-CoA hydratase-related protein, with amino-acid sequence MNKQPVLLEISDRIATVTLNDPERRNPVTGNDMIAALLKTFAKVQADPQVSVMILTGADPAFCAGGDIKEMNDPDSVFRKEPLAAAQSYVDGVQRLPLALYNMDIPTIAAVNGPAVGAGCDLTMMCDMRIASEKARFGEVFLNLGIIPGDAGSWFLLRRLGHQKAADLTFSGRMVEAKEALELGMVLELVPHEKLMERARERAAVIAAKPPRAVRVAKRLMRNAERMDLPDFLNSAAAYQALMHQTEDHHEAVAAFVEKRKPNFTGR
- a CDS encoding PaaI family thioesterase, encoding MSDITQKKMEQIAQMWNARGKGLITHMALEIEEVSTEGVRVRMPFNPDFCVDAEQSLLHGGILTALLDSVFGLANFVAIEGVSTMATLDLRVDYLRPARSRADVIVQAHCFRKTRHIAFNSGSVWFAGHEDAEIARGTASFALTRGETSLFDAMTKGKTS
- a CDS encoding PaaI family thioesterase — translated: MDVQTVNANVSRVPFFRFLNFEVRSLDSLHAEAEMTFDDRHVGNPIMEYYHGGIIASFMEATAAIAVQPDFADVPAKPINLTVDYLRPGVKGPLFARANVTRKGKRMASVSVLSWQTDREKAVAEGLYHFLLV